A single Zonotrichia albicollis isolate bZonAlb1 chromosome 28, bZonAlb1.hap1, whole genome shotgun sequence DNA region contains:
- the LOC102065438 gene encoding omega-hydroxyceramide transacylase: MAVEDLRASSTPFSLSFSGSGFLALYQVGVVQSLLELAPELLKSACKVYGSSAGSIIAAAVVCGIGLDDLKEFFFAMAAEVRKTILGPLSPKCSLLANLKTVLQRMLPEDSYLLASGRLHISLTRVVDGQNVMASEFSSKEELIQALLCSCFLPIYCGFIPPSYRGVRYVDGGFTGLQPVSSLEEPVITVSPFTGELDICPRDCPAIFFCFQIFNGSIQISIENLCRISYALFPPSTMVLNDIFSQGYQDTALFLYRNNAFGFNYFDGNFRFGSTCGKNDSAKSNGTHSGLSKRVPQCLTPYFLPGLWKKEQVNGLQDPLAKVLLQPYRLPALFRKGVKKVWGLLEGVRSLVERLHKLLQTLVPGLPKTSVDRR, translated from the exons ATGGCTGTGGAGGATCTCCGGGCTTCCAGCACCCCTTTCTCACTCTCCTTTTCGGGCAGTGGCTTCCTGGCCCTGTACCAGGTTGGGGTGGTGCAGTCCCTGCTGGAGTTGGCTCCCGAGCTCCTCAAGTCTGCCTGCAAGGTCTACGGCTCCTCGGCCGGGTCCATCATCGCTGCTGCCGTCGTGTGCGGCATCGGCCTCG ATGACCTCAAGGAGTTTTTCTTTGCAATGGCAGCAGAAGTCAGGAAAACCATCCTGGGCCCCCTCTCTCCCAAGTGCAGCTTGCTGGCCAATCTCAAGACTGTCCTGCAGCGGATGCTGCCGGAGGATTCCTACCTGCTGGCCTCAGGGAGGCTGCACATCTCCCTGACACGGGTGGTGGACGGCCAGAACGTCATGGCCTCGGAGTTCAGCTCCAAGGAGGAGCTCATTCAG GctctcctctgcagctgctttcttcCAATTTACTGCGGATTCATCCCTCCATCCTACCGAGGAGTG CGCTACGTGGACGGAGGTTTCACTGGCCTGCAGCCCGtgtccagcctggaggagcccGTGATCACCGTGTCCCCGTTCACCGGCGAGCTGGACATCTGCCCCCGCGACTGCCCCGCCATCTTCTTCTGCTTCCAGATCTTCAACGGCAGCATCCAGATCTCCATAGAGAACCTGTGCAGGATCAGCTACGCTCTCTTTCCACCCAGCACCATG GTCTTGAACGACATTTTCTCCCAGGGCTACCAGGACACAGCCCTTTTCCTGTACAGGAACA ATGCCTTTGGCTTTAACTACTTTGATGGCAATTTCCGCTTCggcagcacctgtgggaagaATGACTCTGCAAAATCCAATGGGACACACTCCGGCCTGAGCAAAAGGGTCCCTCAGTGCCTGACCCCTTACTTCCTGCCAG GCTTGTGGAAGAAGGAGCAGGTGAATGGACTGCAGGACCCACTGGCGAaggtcctgctgcagccatACAGGCTCCCAGCCTTGTTCAGGAAGGG GGTGAAGAAGGTGTGGGGGCTGCTGGA